One bacterium genomic window, TCTCAGCGATCCCCCCGCCGTAAATCACCTCATTAGTTGGAAATCCATACTCAGCAAAATGCTCCATGATGGCTCTAGCGCCAAATGCGGTTCCTTCGATAAGCGCTCGATAGATTTCGGCTGGAGTGGTTTGAATGTTGAGGCCGATAATTAGCCCGCTAAGGCGTGGGTCTGAGAGAACGCTTCGATTTCCGTTAAGCCAATCGAGCATAACAAGCCCTGATTCACCCGGTTTTAGCTTTGAAGCCTTCTCGGTTAGCCCCTCATGATCTGCCCCTCCAGGTTGGATGTAATCAACGAACCAGTTGTAGATATCACCCACCGCTGATTGACCTGCTTCAAGGCTTGTATAACTGGGAATAATCGAGCTATCTACAATCCCGCATAGGCCGGGGATATCAGGTACAGACTGGTTATTTGGCACAACTGCAAAATCACTGCTCGAAGTTCCGATGATCCGCACCATTGTTCCTGGCTTGATGCCGGCCCCGACTGCGCCAATATGACCATCCGAAACTCCTATTGCCACTGGAAGACCGACCAGCAGACCGAGCTTTTCAGCCCATTCGGAAGTCAACTCCCCTGCCCTATCCTGAATGGTATAGACCTTATCATAAAGACGCTTCCTCAACGCTCCCAGGCGAAAATCGAGCGAATTTAGAAACTCTTCATCCGGCAAACCACCCCAGCAGTCGTTAAACATGGCCTTGTGACCGGCTGTACAAATATTTCGTTTAAGAAGAGAAGGGTGAGTCGTCCCAGTCAAGACTGCCGGTATCCAATCGGACAACTCGACCCAGGTATAGGCGACCTTATAGACCTCCGGGTCAACATTCAGACAGCGC contains:
- a CDS encoding ribulokinase, producing the protein KSSDSGFCPELIVGIGVAATSSTPIPVDEQGFPLALNPEFSSNPNALAWLWKDHTSYFEAEVITRKATELRPQYLLKYGEVYQPEWFWSKVWRCLNVDPEVYKVAYTWVELSDWIPAVLTGTTHPSLLKRNICTAGHKAMFNDCWGGLPDEEFLNSLDFRLGALRKRLYDKVYTIQDRAGELTSEWAEKLGLLVGLPVAIGVSDGHIGAVGAGIKPGTMVRIIGTSSSDFAVVPNNQSVPDIPGLCGIVDSSIIPSYTSLEAGQSAVGDIYNWFVDYIQPGGADHEGLTEKASKLKPGESGLVMLDWLNGNRSVLSDPRLSGLIIGLNIQTTPAEIYRALIEGTAFGARAIMEHFAEYGFPTNEVIYGGGIAEKNPMLLQIYADITGCPMKIARTGLASALGASIAGAVASGSYKSVEEAQSAMCAIKETLYHPIPEHQAIYQQLYSLYKTLHDAFGTLSWSGNLSHVMKRLLDIRDRERG